From Desulfuromonas soudanensis, the proteins below share one genomic window:
- the corA gene encoding magnesium/cobalt transporter CorA — protein MRRKKLVKKTPKIAGSAPGTLVHVGERKAERIRVQILDYTSEHLEERALSGEEIAECCSYKETPTVSWINVDGIHEIGQIEALANGFGLHPLVQEDILDTEHRPKFENYDDYIFLVLKMLQFNGERGEISTEQVSLILGPGYVISFQERQGDVFDAVRERLRLGKGRIRRMGADYLAYALIDSIVDSYFAILEKIGDEIEILEEELVLDPGRDTMTRIHHFKREMILLRRSIWPLREVVSSLQREESPLVTEGVGLYLRDIYDHTIQVIDTVETFRDIISGMLDLYLSSVSNRMNEVMKVLTIIATIFIPLTFFAGIYGMNFEYMPELHWKYSYPLLWLLMIASAAGMLLFFRRKKWL, from the coding sequence ATGCGCAGAAAGAAACTCGTCAAGAAAACGCCGAAGATCGCCGGGTCGGCTCCCGGGACCCTGGTTCACGTCGGCGAGCGCAAGGCCGAACGCATCCGGGTGCAGATCCTCGATTACACCTCGGAACACCTTGAAGAGCGGGCTCTTTCCGGCGAAGAGATTGCCGAATGCTGTTCGTACAAGGAGACGCCGACGGTGAGCTGGATCAATGTCGACGGCATCCATGAAATCGGCCAGATCGAGGCGCTGGCCAACGGATTCGGTCTGCATCCCCTGGTGCAGGAGGACATCCTCGACACCGAACATCGCCCCAAGTTCGAAAATTACGACGATTACATCTTTTTGGTTCTGAAGATGCTCCAGTTCAACGGCGAGCGCGGCGAGATCAGCACCGAGCAGGTCAGCCTGATTCTCGGACCGGGGTACGTCATCTCCTTTCAGGAGCGGCAGGGGGATGTCTTCGACGCCGTCCGCGAGCGCCTGCGCCTCGGCAAGGGGCGCATCCGCCGGATGGGTGCCGACTACCTGGCTTACGCCCTGATCGATTCCATCGTCGACAGTTATTTCGCCATCCTGGAGAAGATCGGTGACGAGATCGAAATTCTCGAGGAGGAATTGGTCCTCGATCCGGGGCGGGACACGATGACCCGAATCCACCATTTCAAGCGGGAGATGATTCTCCTGCGTCGGTCGATCTGGCCCCTGCGCGAAGTCGTCAGCAGCCTGCAGCGGGAGGAGTCGCCCCTGGTGACCGAAGGGGTCGGACTTTACCTGCGCGACATCTATGACCACACCATCCAGGTGATCGACACGGTGGAGACCTTTCGCGACATCATCTCGGGGATGCTCGACCTCTATCTGTCCAGCGTCAGCAACCGGATGAACGAGGTGATGAAGGTGCTGACCATCATCGCCACCATCTTCATTCCCCTGACCTTCTTTGCCGGGATCTACGGCATGAATTTCGAGTACATGCCCGAGCTGCACTGGAAATACAGCTATCCCCTCCTCTGGCTGCTGATGATTGCGAGTGCCGCGGGGATGCTCCTTTTCTTCCGCAGGAAAAAATGGCTGTAG
- a CDS encoding M48 family metallopeptidase — MNKSATISAMIPILLLYLLTLACRLLLRTLNLRHLARHGEIVPPGFEKAIDGQLLSRSCAYTGALSRLGLWQMLGGNLVLLAFLFGGGLVLYDRWIGDFVPSFVGGGVVFFLGLQLSATVFTLPFSFYRTFVIEERYGFNATTPRLWLADLLKSSLISAVILSLMTAAALALVAGSPQLWWLAVWVLFTLTSLFLILFSPVLIEPLFFKFEPVGREPLRTKIEGLTGRAGLRVSRVLQVDASRRSRHSNAYFTGIGRVKRIVLYDTLLEEMNDDEILAILAHEAGHWTLGHIRNRLLWSGLLSLAVCYGSFLLLGWKGLPGLLGLEQASFFARVVILAFVARLGAFFLTPAQSYLSRRHERQADDYAAALSGKPEALASALVKLSRNNLANLHPHPLYSAFYDSHPPVVQRVAQLDAAARGHRAPRKTKGRK; from the coding sequence GTGAACAAATCGGCTACAATCTCGGCCATGATCCCGATTCTCCTCCTCTATCTCCTCACCCTGGCCTGCCGCCTGCTACTGCGCACCCTCAATTTACGCCATCTGGCCCGGCACGGAGAGATCGTTCCGCCGGGATTCGAAAAAGCCATCGACGGCCAACTTCTCTCCCGAAGCTGCGCCTACACCGGCGCCTTAAGCCGCCTCGGCCTCTGGCAGATGCTGGGTGGGAACCTCGTCCTCCTCGCCTTTCTCTTCGGCGGCGGCCTCGTCCTCTACGACCGCTGGATCGGCGATTTCGTCCCCTCCTTCGTCGGCGGCGGGGTCGTCTTTTTCCTCGGCCTGCAGCTCTCGGCCACCGTTTTCACCCTCCCCTTCTCTTTCTATCGCACCTTCGTCATCGAGGAGCGCTACGGTTTCAACGCCACGACGCCCCGTCTGTGGCTGGCCGACCTCCTCAAGTCGAGCCTGATCTCCGCTGTGATCCTGAGCCTGATGACCGCCGCAGCCCTGGCCCTCGTCGCCGGAAGCCCGCAGCTCTGGTGGCTGGCCGTCTGGGTCCTGTTCACCCTGACCTCCCTCTTTCTCATCCTTTTCTCCCCGGTCCTCATCGAGCCGCTCTTCTTCAAATTCGAACCGGTCGGAAGGGAGCCGCTGCGGACGAAAATCGAGGGGTTGACGGGGCGGGCGGGCCTGCGGGTGAGCCGGGTCCTGCAGGTCGACGCTTCCCGTCGCAGCCGGCATTCCAACGCCTATTTCACCGGCATCGGCCGGGTCAAGCGCATCGTCCTTTACGACACCCTTCTCGAGGAAATGAACGACGACGAGATCCTCGCCATCCTTGCCCACGAGGCGGGACACTGGACGTTGGGACACATCAGAAACCGCCTGCTGTGGAGCGGACTCCTGTCCCTGGCCGTCTGTTACGGGAGCTTTTTGCTTCTCGGATGGAAGGGACTCCCCGGCCTTCTCGGCCTGGAGCAGGCCTCTTTTTTCGCCCGGGTGGTCATCCTCGCCTTTGTCGCCCGGCTGGGGGCCTTTTTCCTCACCCCGGCGCAAAGTTACCTCTCCCGCCGCCACGAACGGCAGGCCGACGACTATGCCGCCGCCCTCTCGGGGAAGCCGGAAGCCCTCGCTTCGGCGCTGGTCAAACTCTCCCGGAACAATCTCGCCAACCTCCACCCCCACCCCCTTTATTCGGCCTTCTACGACTCCCATCCGCCGGTGGTGCAACGGGTGGCGCAGCTCGACGCCGCAGCCAGAGGGCACCGGGCACCTCGAAAAACGAAAGGGAGAAAATAG
- a CDS encoding hotdog domain-containing protein → MLRPKDTSLTRTLPLGSDPALRRRFMVVDEPLQGNLRFGLLLEVLDKLAEDTALGYVRRFAPGARVVTAAIDNILVRHAADVTRDLSFYAQINHVGRTSMEVGIRVEQTGEPAIHVASCYFTMVARSLEGEEARGIPLPPLEYRDELEKRRAQQAIAGREAYRAESAAALEPPSREEFELLARLHREQEQSGFAGILAGSLVTDSWERMYPEQENVPTTIFGGYLIRRAYELSSICAELVAPERPVIAAVNRINFFHPVRLSDKLHYTSRVVYTGRTSIGVEASIERISRDRTTKALSNSCLFTFVNVDRNLVHQPVPTIYPVTYAEDARFLAAYRRHEDLARHR, encoded by the coding sequence ATGCTCCGTCCCAAGGATACGTCCCTGACCCGCACCCTCCCCCTGGGGAGCGACCCGGCTCTGCGCCGCCGCTTCATGGTGGTCGACGAACCTCTCCAGGGGAATCTGCGTTTCGGTCTCCTCCTCGAAGTCCTCGACAAGCTCGCCGAGGATACCGCCCTCGGCTATGTGCGGCGCTTTGCGCCCGGGGCGCGGGTGGTGACGGCGGCCATCGACAACATCCTCGTGCGCCACGCCGCCGACGTGACCCGCGATCTCAGCTTCTACGCCCAGATCAACCATGTCGGCCGCACCTCCATGGAGGTGGGGATCCGCGTCGAGCAGACGGGAGAACCGGCCATTCACGTCGCCTCCTGCTACTTCACCATGGTGGCCCGCTCCTTGGAGGGGGAAGAGGCCCGGGGGATTCCCCTCCCGCCTCTGGAGTACCGGGACGAATTGGAAAAGCGCCGGGCCCAGCAGGCCATCGCCGGGAGGGAGGCCTATCGCGCCGAGAGCGCCGCCGCCCTCGAGCCGCCGAGTCGCGAGGAGTTCGAGCTTCTGGCGCGGCTGCACCGCGAGCAGGAGCAGTCGGGTTTTGCCGGAATCCTCGCCGGCTCCCTGGTGACCGATTCCTGGGAGCGGATGTACCCCGAGCAGGAAAACGTGCCGACGACGATCTTCGGCGGCTATCTGATCCGCCGCGCCTACGAGCTCTCCTCGATCTGCGCCGAACTGGTGGCTCCGGAACGCCCGGTGATCGCCGCGGTCAACCGCATCAATTTCTTTCATCCGGTGCGCCTCAGCGACAAGCTCCACTACACCAGCCGGGTCGTTTACACCGGACGCACCTCCATCGGCGTCGAGGCGAGCATCGAGCGCATCAGCCGCGACCGCACCACCAAGGCCCTCTCCAACTCCTGCCTCTTCACCTTCGTCAACGTCGATCGCAACCTGGTGCACCAGCCGGTGCCGACCATCTATCCCGTCACCTACGCCGAGGACGCCCGCTTCCTCGCCGCCTACCGTCGTCACGAGGACCTGGCCCGGCACCGCTGA
- a CDS encoding transglutaminase-like domain-containing protein, producing the protein MKRLFTLFLTLLAALAGTCALAASQGGTVTQVFDLSARTEPGETRLWIPYPVSDANQVVSAVRIDGDYAEAAVYTDRVFRTPMLFARWADGAKSRKLTFAFAVERQEVIRRDFPAREGAWDPADYAPYLEATALGPIDGAVKVLADRITRGQGTVAGKARAIYDWTCDNMYRDPKTRGCGPGDVCTLLTAPGGKCADIHSVFVALARAAGVPAREVFGIRQGKGSEEEITGWQHCWAEFFLPGYGWVPVDPADVRKKMLTENLAPESPEAAEYRAYFWGGIDPYRIALGHGRDLTLNPPQQGAPVNYLMYPYAEIGATTLDWLDPKTFGYRITWRPH; encoded by the coding sequence ATGAAACGCTTGTTCACTCTGTTCCTGACCCTCCTCGCCGCCCTGGCCGGGACCTGCGCCCTGGCCGCAAGCCAGGGGGGGACCGTCACCCAGGTGTTCGACCTCTCCGCCCGGACGGAGCCCGGGGAGACCCGACTCTGGATCCCCTATCCGGTGTCGGATGCCAATCAGGTCGTCAGCGCCGTGCGCATCGACGGCGATTACGCCGAGGCGGCGGTCTACACCGACCGCGTCTTCCGGACGCCGATGCTCTTTGCCCGCTGGGCCGATGGGGCCAAGAGCCGCAAGCTGACCTTTGCTTTTGCCGTCGAGCGCCAGGAGGTCATTCGCCGCGATTTTCCCGCCCGGGAAGGGGCCTGGGATCCCGCCGACTACGCCCCCTACCTGGAGGCGACCGCCCTCGGCCCCATCGACGGCGCCGTCAAGGTCCTCGCCGATCGCATCACCCGGGGACAGGGGACCGTCGCCGGCAAGGCGCGGGCGATCTACGACTGGACCTGCGACAACATGTACCGGGACCCCAAAACCCGCGGCTGCGGCCCGGGGGACGTCTGCACCCTGCTGACGGCTCCCGGCGGCAAATGCGCCGACATTCACTCGGTCTTCGTCGCCCTCGCCCGGGCCGCAGGCGTCCCCGCCCGGGAAGTCTTCGGCATCCGCCAGGGGAAGGGCTCGGAAGAGGAGATCACCGGCTGGCAGCACTGCTGGGCCGAGTTTTTCCTCCCCGGCTACGGCTGGGTCCCCGTCGACCCGGCGGATGTGCGCAAGAAGATGCTTACGGAGAATCTCGCCCCCGAATCCCCCGAGGCAGCCGAATACCGGGCCTACTTCTGGGGTGGGATCGACCCCTACCGCATCGCCCTCGGACACGGCCGCGACCTGACCCTCAACCCGCCCCAGCAGGGGGCTCCGGTCAATTACCTGATGTACCCCTACGCCGAGATCGGCGCGACGACCCTCGACTGGCTCGATCCGAAGACCTTCGGCTACCGCATCACCTGGCGCCCCCATTAG
- a CDS encoding DUF3536 domain-containing protein: MEPFICIHGHFYQPPRENPWLEDIELQDSAYPFHDWNERIAVECYAPNGVARILDGEGRIGRIVNNYGQISFNVGPTLLSWLEKHRPDTYLAILDADRTSRQRFAGHGSAIAQGYNHMIMPLANSRDKATQVAWGLGDFRRRFGREPEGMWLPETAVDLETLEVLAGEGITYTILAPHQAARIRPLGEKRWQDVSGGKVDPRIPYRCPLPSGKSIDLFFYDGPLAQEIAFGGLLRDGEHFLQRLVGNPSADSRPELVHVATDGETYGHHHRFGEMALAYCLDQIERRKLARITNYGEFLATYPPAFEVQIAENTSWSCAHGVERWRSDCGCHIGGKPGWTQAWRAPLRAALDWLRDDLALLFEKEAASLFADPWKARDAYIEVLLDRSPETVRSFFQAQAGRVLNPEEEVRGLRLLELQRQAMLMYTSCGWFFDEVSGIETTQILAYAGRAVQLAEEACGVRLEDDFVQRLSEVPSNDPRKGDGARIYRDLVAAIRLDLPRVAAHHAIVAGFGGTETEGREVYCYSATDCEQQDFPGGRMKLTVGRTRIRSSITWNEEDFAFAVLNLGGHNVNAGVRPFGGGQAFASLSSSLSEAFGRSDIPGVIRLMDQHFGTSSYSLWHLFRDEQRRVLGQVMAQPLELVAAAFQTIYADNFTLLRFLRGIGMPIPAALQVPAEQVLTGRLRDLLENGPLHPRRLHDLAEEVEKLGLTLDDPMLPLAAGRQLLRQMEKLSRTPRNMALLLTIIETLEVLQAFPLEVDLWKAQNLYWDTHHALKPLSGGENGEWQESFRRLGDLLQIRIS, encoded by the coding sequence ATGGAACCCTTCATCTGCATTCACGGCCATTTTTATCAGCCCCCCCGGGAAAATCCGTGGCTCGAGGATATCGAGCTTCAGGATTCGGCCTACCCTTTTCACGACTGGAACGAGCGCATCGCCGTCGAGTGCTACGCGCCCAACGGCGTCGCCCGCATCCTCGACGGGGAGGGGCGCATCGGCCGTATCGTCAACAACTACGGGCAGATCAGCTTCAACGTCGGTCCGACCCTCCTCTCCTGGCTCGAAAAGCACCGCCCGGATACCTACCTGGCCATCCTCGATGCCGACCGCACCAGCCGCCAGCGTTTTGCCGGGCACGGCTCGGCCATCGCCCAGGGGTACAACCACATGATCATGCCCCTGGCCAACAGCCGCGACAAGGCGACCCAGGTCGCCTGGGGTCTGGGCGACTTCCGCCGCCGCTTCGGGCGGGAGCCGGAGGGGATGTGGCTTCCGGAAACCGCAGTCGATCTCGAGACCCTGGAGGTCCTCGCCGGCGAAGGGATCACCTATACCATCCTGGCCCCCCACCAGGCCGCCCGGATCCGCCCCCTCGGGGAGAAGCGCTGGCAGGACGTCTCCGGAGGAAAGGTCGACCCGCGCATCCCCTATCGCTGCCCCCTCCCCTCGGGGAAGAGCATCGATCTCTTTTTCTACGACGGGCCCCTGGCTCAGGAGATCGCCTTCGGCGGGCTTCTGAGGGACGGCGAGCATTTCCTCCAGCGCCTTGTGGGGAATCCCTCCGCCGACTCCCGGCCGGAGCTGGTCCATGTCGCTACCGACGGCGAGACTTACGGTCACCATCACCGCTTCGGCGAGATGGCCCTGGCCTACTGTCTCGATCAGATCGAGCGGCGCAAGCTGGCCCGGATCACCAATTACGGAGAATTCCTCGCCACCTACCCCCCGGCCTTCGAGGTGCAGATCGCCGAGAACACCTCCTGGAGCTGTGCCCACGGGGTGGAGCGCTGGCGCTCCGACTGCGGCTGTCACATCGGCGGCAAACCGGGGTGGACCCAGGCCTGGCGCGCACCGCTGCGGGCGGCTCTCGACTGGCTGCGCGACGACCTTGCCCTCCTCTTCGAAAAGGAAGCGGCGAGCCTTTTCGCCGACCCCTGGAAGGCGCGCGATGCCTACATCGAGGTCCTTCTCGACCGCTCCCCCGAGACGGTCCGCTCCTTTTTTCAGGCCCAGGCCGGGCGGGTGCTGAATCCGGAGGAAGAAGTGCGGGGCCTGCGCCTTCTGGAGCTGCAGCGCCAGGCCATGCTCATGTACACCAGCTGCGGCTGGTTCTTCGACGAGGTGTCGGGAATTGAAACGACCCAGATCCTCGCCTACGCCGGGCGGGCGGTGCAGCTGGCCGAAGAGGCCTGCGGGGTGCGACTCGAGGACGACTTTGTGCAGCGGCTCTCCGAAGTGCCGAGCAACGATCCGCGCAAGGGGGACGGGGCGCGGATCTACCGCGACCTGGTCGCCGCCATCCGGCTCGACCTGCCGCGGGTGGCGGCGCATCATGCCATCGTCGCCGGGTTCGGCGGCACCGAGACCGAGGGGCGGGAAGTTTACTGCTACAGCGCCACCGACTGTGAACAGCAGGACTTCCCCGGCGGACGGATGAAGCTGACCGTCGGCCGTACCCGTATTCGCTCCTCCATTACCTGGAATGAGGAGGATTTCGCCTTCGCCGTCCTCAATCTCGGCGGCCACAACGTCAATGCGGGTGTCCGCCCCTTTGGCGGAGGGCAGGCCTTTGCCTCCCTGAGCTCCTCCCTCTCCGAGGCCTTCGGCCGCAGCGACATCCCCGGAGTGATCCGTCTCATGGATCAGCACTTCGGCACCAGCAGTTATTCCCTCTGGCACCTCTTCCGGGACGAACAGCGGCGCGTCCTCGGCCAGGTCATGGCCCAGCCCCTGGAACTGGTCGCCGCCGCCTTCCAGACGATCTATGCCGACAACTTCACCCTGCTGCGCTTCCTCAGGGGGATCGGCATGCCGATCCCGGCGGCGCTGCAGGTCCCCGCCGAACAGGTCCTGACCGGGCGGCTCCGTGATCTCCTCGAAAACGGTCCCCTGCATCCCCGCCGGCTGCACGACCTGGCCGAGGAGGTGGAAAAGCTCGGACTCACCCTCGACGACCCGATGCTCCCCCTGGCCGCCGGGCGCCAGCTGCTGCGGCAGATGGAGAAACTCTCCCGCACACCGCGCAACATGGCGCTCCTCCTGACCATCATCGAAACCCTCGAGGTCCTGCAGGCCTTTCCCCTCGAGGTCGATCTCTGGAAGGCACAGAACCTCTACTGGGACACCCACCATGCCCTGAAACCCCTCTCCGGCGGCGAAAACGGAGAATGGCAGGAGAGCTTCCGTCGTCTCGGCGATCTTTTGCAGATCCGGATTTCCTGA
- a CDS encoding FKBP-type peptidyl-prolyl cis-trans isomerase, whose product MKKKMVVTLCTLTALLIATGCTAQQKELELKTDREKASYSIGMNLGKDFKSKEIEIDADILAQGIKDVFSGGKVLLTEEESQKTLMALQQEMMAKQEARNAEMTKKNKAEGEAFLAANAKKEGVKTLPSGLQYKIIEEGTGKTPSASDTVTVNYKGTLIDGTEFDSSYKRGQPATFPVGGVIAGWTEALQLMKEGAKWQLFIPADLAYGERGAGQLIGPNATLIFDVELISIK is encoded by the coding sequence ATGAAAAAGAAAATGGTCGTTACCCTGTGCACCCTGACCGCCCTGCTGATCGCCACCGGCTGCACCGCCCAGCAGAAGGAACTGGAACTCAAGACCGACAGGGAAAAAGCCAGCTACAGCATCGGCATGAACCTCGGGAAGGATTTCAAGAGCAAGGAGATCGAGATCGACGCCGACATCCTCGCCCAGGGAATCAAGGACGTTTTTTCGGGGGGCAAGGTCCTCCTCACCGAAGAAGAGTCCCAGAAGACCCTGATGGCCCTGCAGCAGGAAATGATGGCCAAGCAGGAAGCCCGGAACGCCGAGATGACGAAAAAGAACAAGGCCGAAGGTGAGGCGTTCCTCGCCGCAAACGCCAAGAAGGAGGGGGTCAAGACCCTCCCCAGCGGCCTGCAGTACAAGATCATCGAAGAGGGGACCGGCAAGACCCCCTCGGCCAGCGACACCGTCACCGTCAACTACAAGGGGACCCTGATCGACGGAACCGAGTTCGACAGCTCCTACAAGCGCGGCCAGCCGGCCACCTTCCCCGTCGGCGGCGTCATCGCCGGCTGGACCGAGGCGCTGCAGCTGATGAAGGAAGGAGCCAAGTGGCAGCTTTTCATCCCCGCCGACCTCGCTTACGGCGAGCGCGGCGCCGGGCAGCTCATCGGCCCCAATGCCACCCTGATCTTCGATGTGGAACTGATCTCCATCAAATAA
- a CDS encoding FKBP-type peptidyl-prolyl cis-trans isomerase translates to MTHVQQGNLVKVHYTGRLEDGTEFDTSAGIEPMEFTIGSSEVIPGFEQAVLGMVPGETKTVTLAAEDAYGPHLEEMIAVVERKDIPDDVELILGHQLEVTQDDGSSFVVMVTELTEESVTLDANHPLAGKNLVFDLNLVEIV, encoded by the coding sequence ATGACACACGTTCAGCAGGGAAACCTGGTCAAAGTTCATTACACCGGTCGTCTCGAGGACGGCACCGAATTCGACACCTCCGCCGGAATCGAGCCGATGGAGTTCACCATCGGCAGCAGCGAAGTCATCCCCGGCTTCGAGCAGGCGGTCCTCGGCATGGTCCCGGGCGAAACGAAGACCGTCACCCTGGCAGCGGAGGACGCCTACGGCCCGCATCTCGAGGAGATGATTGCCGTCGTCGAGCGCAAGGACATCCCCGACGACGTCGAACTGATTCTCGGCCACCAGCTGGAAGTGACCCAGGACGACGGCAGCTCTTTCGTGGTCATGGTCACCGAATTGACCGAAGAGTCGGTGACCCTCGACGCCAATCACCCCCTGGCGGGCAAGAATCTTGTTTTCGACCTGAATCTGGTGGAAATCGTCTGA